One Legionella lytica genomic window, CCCCGGCACGGTGGGTGCATCGCCAATTCAAAATATTGGTGCATACGGAGTCGAGGTTAAAGATTTTATCAAAGAGGTTCTGGTATATGATCTTCAAACTGCAAAACTGGTTAGCCTTAGTAACAGCGAATGCCAATTTAGTTATCGAAACAGTGTTTTAAAAAATAATTCCCGTTTTATAGTAATTAGCGTCAGTTTTACTTTATTAACGGAACCTAATCTTAATGCTAATTACGGTGATGTTGCACAAAGGCTTTCATCGTTAACTAATCCAATCCCCTATGACTTGCGTAATATAATTATTAATATTCGTCAAAGTAAATTACCTAATCCCGACGAGCTAGGTAATGCAGGTAGTTTTTTTCATAATCCTGTTATATCAAAGGAAATCGCACAGCAATTATGTATTCAATATCCTAGTTTACCGACGTTCCCCACACATGATCCTGAGAAAGTTAAAGTATCAGCCGGCTGGCTGATTGATAGTTTGGGTCTGAAGGGATTTCGACAAGGGAATGTTGGTATTTACCAGAAGCATGCGTTGGTTATGGTAAACTATGGTGGTGCTTATCAAGCAGAATTATTGGAGTTTGCCGATTGGATTCAATCGAAAATTAAAGCGCATTATGATGTGGAACTTAACATTGAACCTATTATTTTAAATTGAATTCTCTGCGCTCACGACTAATCCTCGTGCAGGCATTGCTGTAAGGCCATAACTATTTAGCGAATTCACCTCACGAATACCACTAGCTTTTTTGGGCAACCCAAACGGTTGCTTCTCCGCATTCTGGATCTCTTATTTTATGCACTAATACTTTAAAATTATTATCCATGAGAATCTGTTTATATTCTTCCGTAGAAAGCGACGCGTGGTATAAATCGTGTCCACCATTATCACTCCATACCTCACTGTATTCGGGTCCAGACGTAAAAATTAATAAACCAGCTTGCTCAACAAAGGAAGCCAATAACGTTAATGTCTTACGCTGATCGTCATGCGGTAAATGGAAAAAACTATGCCAAGCAATAACTGCATGAAATTTTTCTGGTAAGTCCAAAGTGCGCATATCTGCTAAAAGCCATCTTCCTTTTAAAAATCGTTGCTTGCACAACTCAATCATTTTTTTGCTAGCATCTACTCCGGTTACTATATACCCTTCACTACTATTAACTCAAGAAATTCGCTGATCAGCCCCATAGCGACAAGATAATCGTATCAAAAGTAACAAAAAGTGGAAAATTTAATAAACAGGTAATAAACTAAATATATTTAATGATTCATTACGGTATAAATTGATTTATATTTACACTTAAATATAAGATAACAATTGCGCTCTCTAAGTGGGGAGCGTTGACAGAATAGGTAGTCATGGAGGACATAAATGAAAATCTGGCGATTAATTGTTGTTGGTGTTTTATTGTTACTTTCTTTAAATATAGCAAATGCAGCGGGCACTAATATCGTTAACTTTTCTCAATTAGTGCAAGCTGTTGAAAATGGCAATGATGTTAGAGCAATTATCCATTTTGATAACTGTCTGGTGACTGAACCATCACTTAGAAGGCAAGTTGCCAGACGATTAGATGGTGCTACAACGCGATTTAATTTTACCCATTATTTTCATGCTCAAGAAACTATTAATGAACGATTAATCGATACAGTCACCACCTCGATGAAGATTTTTATAGAACGACCTACAGGGGAATCTTTAATTTTATCTGGTCGTTTAAATGTTTTTGAAGATAATACCGCAACACTTCACCTTAATTTCTTTGACCCCGTTTTGCAAAAACAACAATTGGTTGTCGATTGGACTTGTAACATTAGTAATGGTCAAGATAATAATGGTTTAGTGTTATTTGATATTTCCTAATTACTATTTTTAATGGCAATAGCCCACTACCCTACCTGCTGGCCAATTTCCGGGAAGGACGCTCTCCGATTGAAGATAATTTTAATAAGATGCTTGATCAAAATAGCCTTGAGCTTGGTTTGTGAGACTGGGCCGTAAAGCTCAGCCTCCGTTTTTCTCGACAGGTAACTAGATGCTTTGACTAGAGAGTTTTTTCATAATTTCCTCAATAGGCAAACCCATCACATTGTAATACGAACCTTTAATTTCTTTAACAAAGGTATCATGCACGCTCTGGATGCCATATCCCCCTGCTTTATCAAAAGGATCTCCGGAATCAATGTAGTTTTGTATTTGTTGTTCCGTAAGCTGGTGAAAAGTAATCTGCGTTGCCACGTAATCAATCCACCATCGTTGCTCTGGTAAAAAAACCAGAGCATAACCCGTATAAACCGTATGCGATTTTCCACTGAGCATACTTAACATTCGGTATGCATCTTTGGTGTCGTGTGGTTTTTCTAAAATGTGATCTTCATAAGCTACAGTGGTATCTGCTGCAAGAATTAGATCTGCTGCGCCCGCATCAACCCGCGGCAAAATAGCTTGTGCTTTTTCCCTTGCAAGTCGAGTTACATAAGCTTTCGCCTCTTCCTCTTTTTGCTGAATCTCGTCAA contains:
- the murB gene encoding UDP-N-acetylmuramate dehydrogenase: MLNIQENIDLTPLNTLRLKSTASQYVVLNQVEQLDELREIISKFSKFFILGGGSNLILPALYQGLVIHNKLRGITITKVGQEQIVTAMAGENWDVFVAYCNTHGAFGLENLSLIPGTVGASPIQNIGAYGVEVKDFIKEVLVYDLQTAKLVSLSNSECQFSYRNSVLKNNSRFIVISVSFTLLTEPNLNANYGDVAQRLSSLTNPIPYDLRNIIINIRQSKLPNPDELGNAGSFFHNPVISKEIAQQLCIQYPSLPTFPTHDPEKVKVSAGWLIDSLGLKGFRQGNVGIYQKHALVMVNYGGAYQAELLEFADWIQSKIKAHYDVELNIEPIILN
- a CDS encoding Maf family protein, producing MKPIHLLKVILASTSPRRLQIVEEHGLAAVVMPANIDEIQQKEEEAKAYVTRLAREKAQAILPRVDAGAADLILAADTTVAYEDHILEKPHDTKDAYRMLSMLSGKSHTVYTGYALVFLPEQRWWIDYVATQITFHQLTEQQIQNYIDSGDPFDKAGGYGIQSVHDTFVKEIKGSYYNVMGLPIEEIMKKLSSQSI
- a CDS encoding class I SAM-dependent methyltransferase — protein: MVTGVDASKKMIELCKQRFLKGRWLLADMRTLDLPEKFHAVIAWHSFFHLPHDDQRKTLTLLASFVEQAGLLIFTSGPEYSEVWSDNGGHDLYHASLSTEEYKQILMDNNFKVLVHKIRDPECGEATVWVAQKS